The following proteins come from a genomic window of Hoplias malabaricus isolate fHopMal1 chromosome 15, fHopMal1.hap1, whole genome shotgun sequence:
- the npas4b gene encoding neuronal PAS domain-containing protein 4B has product MYRSTKGASKARRDQINAEIRQLKELLPISDSDKSRLSYLHIMSLACIYTRKAAFFPQDVNAAASAEVSRAFMSMPEISELIHTLPGFLLMLTSEGKLLYLSDNVADHLGHSMVDLVAQSDSIYDIIDPADHFIMRSNLVPVTTPDTERLFRCRFNTSKFVRRHGSGNKATLVRARCLPSPYHAASYWTSNPVWVCFCSPLEPQAPPSSTTRNPLPTPPAEQAFLLACFQSQHSRDMRIQAAQDSVSVYLGYDVEALRSRSWYSLLHPRDLSHASAQHCSLLREGGGRQVEMVVQVEAADHSWVWLYMVLQLQTGEHPINCQNYVISESEAWSVRQQLYSEQNQLALLYQEGLSQQCSDPALSSPDQVFTPSSSGLSTQSFDFSFTASGRSSSEEQSGQPVGPVPCPGFSLEEQQHGSQQMWLPEANQKFSTESSPSDPPTQLSQMPRIPSHSNTTSQPPAPLPRLSMPKTPNTGEVVCTPPYTPRFGGGRFMFGEELFKPDSASAPSQITQTMTSASHAVSVSTGIGLAMSVQHYSRHIYEKLPPTPDSPGPDECLLMALPEIRGPLYVDVPHSGNHGPLEDLLTPEASPTEQPCPAFFAKQVDVEQEQLEISLLAQYLSSVAEGFCHEHPAATHTPSPLSTQNPPELPSCEFPSTVRWKEAYSSVAQDQISLFVERLLTALPTSSSSSASPPQARSPLPPPPPTPTPVNSCSPGHPQEEALVGVHHLCSVQLTHHNSTAGVRQLEPELTTEGKALTESPMDVELLPPALTSSLSDSPESTPGPVFPDHTPSLTCAQSLLEELVTMETVFEAAAPITPALRQQPELYQLPLQESPQHFYQGGNGDHMF; this is encoded by the exons ATGTACCGCTCCACTAAAGGAGCGTCTAAAGCGCGGAGAGATCAGATCAACGCCGAGATCCGGCAGCTGAAGGAGCTGCTGCCCATCAGCGACTCGGACAAGTCCCGCCTCTCCTACCTGCACATCATGTCCCTCGCCTGCATCTACACCAGGAAAGCCGCTTTCTTCCCCCAAG ATGTAAATGCAGCGGCGAGTGCTGAAGTGAGCAGGGCATTCATGTCAATGCCTGAAATCTCAGAGCTCATACACACATTACCAGGATTCCTCCTCATGCTCACAAGCGAGGGCAAGCTGCTTTATCTCTCAGACAATGTTGCGGATCACCTGGGCCACTCTATG GTGGATCTGGTTGCTCAGAGTGACAGCATATACGACATTATAGACCCTGCTGACCATTTTATTATGAGAAGTAATCTGGTGCCAGTGaccacacctgacacag AGCGCCTTTTCCGCTGTCGCTTCAACACTTCAAAATTTGTGAGGAGACATGGCTCTGGAAATAAGGCGACTCTGGTGCGAGCTCGCTGTTTACCATCACCTTACCATGCTGCCTCCTACTGGACATCCAACCCAgtgtgggtgtgtttctgctcaCCTCTGGAGCCCCAGGCACCACCATCTTCAACCACCAGGAACCCCTTGCCAACTCCACCCGCAGAACAGGCCTTTCTGTTAGCCTGCTTTCAGTCGCAGCACAGTCGGGACATGAGGATACAGGCTGCCCAGGACAG tgtgagtgtgtatttggGCTACGATGTAGAGGCACTTCGCTCTCGATCCTGGTACAGTTTGCTACATCCTCGTGATCTCTCTCATGCCTCAGCACAGCACTGCTCCCTGT TACGTGAAGGAGGTGGGAGGCAAGTGGAGATGGTGGTTCAGGTGGAGGCAGCTGACCACTCATGGGTGTGGCTTTACATGGTTCTTCAACTCCAGACTGGAGAACATCCCATTAACTGCCAGAATTATGTCATTAG TGAATCTGAAGCATGGTCAGTGCGTCAGCAGCTGTATTCTGAGCAGAACCAGTTGGCTCTCCTGTACCAGGAGGGTTTGAGTCAGCAGTGCTCAGATCCAGCTCTGTCCAGCCCAGATCAAGTCTTCACTCCCAGCAGCAGTGGCCTGTCCACTCAATCCTTCGACTTCAGCTTCACTGCTTCTGGCCGAAGCTCTTCTGAGGAACAGTCGGGCCAGCCGGTGGGACCTGTTCCCTGCCCTGGCTTCTCTTTGGAGGAACAACAGCATGGAAGCCAGCAGATGTGGTTACCAGAAGCCAACCAGAAGTTCTCCACAGAATCGTCCCCTTCTGACCCTCCCACTCAGCTGAGTCAAATGCCTCGTATACCAAGCCATTCAAACACAACTAGTCAACCTCCTGCACCCCTCCCGAGACTCAGTATGCCCAAAACACCCAACACTGGGGAGGTAGTTTGCACTCCCCCGTATACTCCAAGGTTTGGAGGAGGCCGTTTCATGTTTGGTGAAGAGCTTTTCAAGCCAGACTCTGCCAGTGCCCCAAGTCAAATCACCCAAACCATGACTTCAGCAAGTCATGCAGTGTCTGTGTCGACAGGCATTGGCCTGGCAATGTCTGTACAGCATTACTCTAGGCATATTTATGAGAAGCTCCCTCCTACTCCAGATAGCCCAGGGCCTGACGAGTGCCTCCTCATGGCACTGCCAGAGATAAGAGGGCCACTGTATGTTGATGTCCCCCATTCAGGTAATCATGGTCCCCTCGAGGATCTGCTGACCCCAGAAGCTTCTCCTACAGAACAGCCCTGCCCAGCTTTCTTTGCCAAGCAAGTTGACGTTGAACAAGAGCAACTGGAAATCTCCCTCTTGGCTCAGTATCTCAGTTCTGTGGCTGAGGGCTTCTGTCACGAGCATCCAGCAGCGACACACACCCCATCCCCACTGTCCACTCAAAACCCACCTGAGCTGCCATCCTGTGAATTCCCATCCACAGTGCGCTGGAAAGAAGCTTACTCATCAGTGGCTCAAGATCAAATCTCTTTATTTGTAGAAAGACTTCTAACAGCTCtccccacctcctcctcctcctctgcgtCTCCGCCTCAAGCCCGCTCTccgcttcctcctcctcctcctactccGACCCCAGTGAACAGCTGTTCTCCTGGGCACCCACAGGAGGAGGCTTTAGTTGGTGTGCACCACCTCTGTAGCGTCCAGTTGACGCACCATAACAGCACGGCTGGGGTCAGGCAGCTGGAGCCAGAGTTGACCACAGAGGGAAAGGCTTTAACGGAGAGTCCGATGGATGTGGAGCTTTTGCCTCCAGCACTAACGTCCAGTCTCTCCGACTCTCCAGAGTCAACACCTGGCCCAGTATTTCCTGACCACACCCCCAGCCTCACCTGTGCCCAGTCCCTCCTGGAGGAGCTGGTCACCATGGAAACCGTGTTCGAGGCAGCCGCCCCGATTACTCCTGCCCTGAGGCAACAACCTGAGTTGTATCAACTCCCTCTTCAGGAGTCGCCACAGCACTTCTATCAAG GTGGAAATGGTGATCACATGTTCTGA
- the mrps12 gene encoding 28S ribosomal protein S12, mitochondrial-like — MSFLVNLRPLLSSVLHASQFSFPWSGSILGSFSRTMATLNQMHRRGKLPPPPKKISATFGRPQLKAVVLKTIIRKPKKPNSANRKCARVRLSNGKEAVAFIPGEGHNLQEHHVVLVQGGRTQDLPGVKLTVVRGKYDCAHVVKKKQ, encoded by the exons ATGTCTTTTCTTGTGAATTTGAGACCTTTGCTGTCTTCAGTCTTACATG CATCCCAGTTTTCATTCCCTTGGTCTGGATCTATCTTGGGAAGCTTCAGCAGGACCATGGCAACACTCAATCAGATGCACCGCAGAGGCAAACTTCCTCCACCTCCCAAAAAGATCAGCGCCACTTTCGGCAGGCCACAGCTGAAGGCTGTAGTCTTGAAGACTATAATCAGAAAACCTAAAAAACCCAACTCAGCCAACCGCAAATGTGCAAGGGTCCGTCTCTCCAAcggaaaagaagcagtggcatTCATACCTGGGGAAGGACACAACCTTCAGGAGCACCACGTAGTGCTGGTGCAGGGAGGACGGACACAGGATCTACCAGGCGTCAAACTCACGGTAGTCAGAGGCAAATATGACTGTGCTCATGTAGTGAAGAAGAAACAGTAA